GGAGGTGAAGGCGAAGCCGGCAAGGggtgggaagaggaccagggcaaGCGTCGGCACGGCCGGCGCGCCGACGGCAAAGGTACTGATGGAGAAGAAGGACTCGGAGAAGGAGAGGCGGCAGCGCATGAAGGGGCTCTGCGAGAAGCTCGCGTCCCTCATCCCCAATGAAGACAACCCCCACGCTGTAAGAACCAAGAACACACTTCTCTTCACATGTTCATTTTTTTTCTCATTACCTATAACTGAATAGTGCGATAGCTTGTGAGCTAGTTGTTCCTCTCCAATTCTCCATGTTTGTATCGTGATCTCATCCCGTCCAGAAAATAATAAGTTCATGAATTCTGAATATTTAAGTGGCGAATTGTAAATTTGTAAATAACACTGTTTGTTGAGCAAATAATTTTCACTTTACGTGCTACCTTACAGTATGCAGATCTAACTATAGCCTCATAAGTGAAAAACATTAAATTTAATGGCCACTAGTATTgccttttttttttgaaacgaggcaaaagatttgccatttTCATTGATTAAGAAGAAGAGAGTTGCCCGGTTAATTAACGGGAACCCGGGCGAAAACCGTCACAACACGCCCATCAATAGGGCACACCGGCCGACCTGGCACCCACAAGACCGCACACACCGTCGAGGTTGCCTGCATTGTCGTCGTCGTCACCTCTCCCCGAGCAGGCGACTCCGACTTCACCGCTGACGACTCGTCAAGACCCCTCCGAACGAACGACACCCGAGGACCTCATCGGCCAAAGCCAAACAATCGGCCGAGACGTCGAAGACCGGCAGCTCCGATTTTGTGATGCGCTTAACGGAAGAAAGTTGCAAGTCTCGCACCGACCTAGTCCATCGCAGCCTCCGGAGAGCACCGTCCGCTGAATCCGCCCTCATGGAGTCATCGTTGCCGCAGGGCCCTGCCACACGCAGCTCCGATTTCTCTGTCACAGCGAGATGCAATCATAGGCACACCCATTGGCGCACCAGAACACCGACATCAGAAGGACCAGCCGCGACCCAGCTCCACGCGCCACCATCGTCGTTACCGCACAAGTCGCAATGCCAACACCTCGCATCACCGGTTGGGCACCAGCCAACCTTGATGCCGTGCACGTCCAGCCCATGGAAAGCGCGGAGGGGAACAAGTCTTCAAGACGACGCCCCCAAGGCGGGAAGCGACGCGGAAACGACGCCGTCGCCCGACATAGTCATAGGCTTTCACCCGAAGAAGAACCCTGAGGGTGGACAAGGCCAGAGGGCTCCACGACAACCCTTCAGGAAGGAAGAACGACGCCCACGGGCGCCGCGTCGTCGGCATCGGCAGAAGCCACGCAGGCAAACACCTGAAGCACTGGCCTCCACACCCCCACGCAACCAGCCACTGGCAGGGAGCCTGCAGCTGATCCGCAGATCCGCTGAACCGCACACCCCGTGGTGGCGCCACCACCATGCCGGAGCCATCCACCTCGCCGTCGGAAGACGCCGACGAGCCGAACCCGGCCAGGACGACAAGATCCGGCGACCCCCAGCTGCAGCATCGTCGCAGAGGCCACCCAAGGCCGGCAGCAGCCGGCCCGCGGACGGAGGAGACACCAAAGGCCGGAAGGGGGGCCGCCACCCCACCCCGACGGGCCGACAGGAGCACCGGGCCACAGCCCAGTAGCCCGACGACGCGGTCACGACGGCTGCCACCCGTCGGACATGCGGCCTTGAATTCTAGCCACCAAAGCCATCATGGCGCGCCGCCGAAGAGGGGCGAGCCTCCCTCCACCGCCCAGCCGCAGCCGCGCAGCACCAGATCCACCCGTGGCCGCGCCGCGCCAGATCCACCCGCGGCCGCGTCCGCCGTCGGAGCAGCGACGCCAGGGGAAAGACCGGCCGCCGCCAGAGCAGGCTCACCGCCGCCGGCACCGCACGGGCTTTGCCTGGCGGCgaacgccggcggcggcgggggaggggagggggtgtGGGGTCGAGGGTTTGTAGGTTGGGGCGCCCCGGTGCCGCTCGGGAGCGGCACGGGAGCGAGAGCAACGGGTCTCTCTTGTAGTATTGCCCTTCTCATCACATGAAATATGGTACTCAACGGTAGCTAGCAATTCAGTTCTACAGGCAATAAGTTTTCTTGGAATGTGCTGCTTTCCTCGACCGAGTTCATTTTTCCTGCCATGCATACTCTGAAATGCAGCTCCAAGTTTTCAGGAAATAACTAACTGTCACGTTTGAAATACGAAGTCTATTATGGTCATCTTGCAATCTTGCAAAACTCCTGTAGCTCTGAATTCGCATGTCAACAAATAAGATAATGCATATAATATTGTTTTATGATGTGCATCGATGAGACGGAATGGCCCATGTGTCTGTTCATGCCAAACATTCTCAGCTAATAATTTTTTGAATGGAATTCTCAGCTAATAATAAGAGTACCTTCACTAAAGGGGCACGCTAGCTAATAATGAATCGACATTGTAGGACGACAACATTCAGAAAGTAAATATCAATTGACAATGTTGATGAAGATAGTATGCAGTAAGATCTTGTAGATAATTTAAGTTTTAAGTCACATCCCCAACATCAACTAAGGATGCACACAGATTGAAATATCATAGAGTAAGATAAGAAAGAGAGAACTGGAGGTATGTGAAAACATTGGCATTCATTAGCCCCATGTGGCGAAAATTGCCATCGAAACCATTTGTGGAGGTCAACCACTTTTGAACCTCATGGCATGTCGAGGTACGGTGGAAAAACAACTGCAAAGTACAAACAAATTGTGGATTAAAGAGAATCCACAATTGGTTTTACGTGTGATGATATGGGTAGTCTAGTTTTGAAATCCAATAGGTTTGTTATGTGTAATTGTATGCATCATTGTACATAGACCAGAAAAATACAACTCTTCCATGGTTTAGAAAAGGAACAGCTATCTAAGCCAAGGAAATCATGTCATCGAATATAAAAAGAGGTCCTCTGTTCACATTATTGTGCCTTAAATGTGTGTGTAGGATACAATGACGCAGCTAGGAAGCCTGGATGTGGCGGCAACATACATCAAGAAGCTCAAAGAGAGGGTCGATGAGCTACAACGTAAGAGGACCTCAACACCCACTACAACCACTACCACAAGCAGCGGAGCAAGGTCACCAGAAGGAGAAAAATATTTGGAGGCATCACCACCGGTAGTGGAGGTGCGACAACCTGATGATTCAAGCATGGAGGTGAGGCTGATATGCAGCACGGAGAGACCGATCAAGCTCCATGAGGTGATTACCATCCATGAAGAAGAAGGGGCCGACATTGTCAATGCCAATCACTCCGTTGCTGGCCACAAAATATTTTACACTATACACTCCCGGGTACGTACAAATATAGGTAAAGTCTTTTTCATTTGAAACTAGTTAATAAATCTGTTGCATAATGTAAGGCGCGCATGAGCCCTAGGATCCAAGTTTTGACAAATAATTAATTAGACCAATAAAGTATAGGTTATGTGGCATGAAAATTGTGTCACTAGATTCATAACTACAAGCATTAGTTTCCTGTATAGAATTATGTTTGTATcactttttttttcattttttgaacaTTTGATCGATAGCCTTATAAAAATATGTGTTCTAATTTCAGGTACAGTTTGTTTCTAGTGCAGGATTAAACTGAGTTAATAAAATATATACAAGTAAAAGGCACAAAAGAAAACATGAGAGCATCCCTTAAAAATAAGAGGAAACTGCAGATCCATATATCCCTCTCTAATCATTTTCCTAGGCTCTAGAATCATAGCAAGAACATAAAAGTGGTGAAAAGCTAGAAAGGTTTGAAAACAACCTTAGATGTACACACTTGCCATGCACAACCTAATGCGTTTCTTTTGTCTTTTTCCTCCATACTGGCTTGAATGTACTTCCTCCAATCCATATTAATCAAGGCTGATTTAGTATAACTGGCTAGAATATACTCCCTTCAATCCATATTAGTTGTCACTGATTTATTTCAAAGTTGTACTAAATCAACAACAATTAATATGGATCTGAGGGAGTATGTGCTAAATTTAGTTAGATGCAGCAGGAAAAACATTTTTGAGAACTTTTACACCGTCGAAAACCATAACTAGTTCTTTGGTAAGCTATTGTAGAAAATcctactcctatatatatatctCAAATTATGATCTTATCTATTCTGCatcaaattaaattaaataatCTCATTAATTCCTCTTTTGTTATTGTGCAGGCCTTCAGCACTAGAATTGGCATAGATGTTTCAAGAATTTCTGAACGACTAAGAGCACTGGTATGATAGTAAATCAATTTGTGTACACACAAAAACACACACTAAATTGTGTAAAATAAACATCCCATGGATGGTACATGATGTATATTTATTAGTTGACTATGACAGGGGACAGAAACGCCTTAACATGCTAGCTAGTGTCTTCTCCGTGTTAACTTCACAACGAGGTCGACATATGACGAATATGCCAATCAATCTTCGATCTATAATCACCTGCTATAATCTATACTGATAAGTTTTCGTAAAAGGATAAATTTTTAAATGTTTTCGATTTCATCTCTTCCTCCAATGTTCGGTATTGAATAAACCGAATAGGCTTGTTTTCTTAATTGAGATTGAAGTAGGCTTATTAGTTATAGCCCTAACAAATACAACTTATCTACTATATATCTAAATAGCAAGCCCCCACTACTATGAATTCTCCACCTCTTTAAGCCACATCATCCAAATTAATTTAGCTGTTCTATATAGTAGATAGTTCTCCAATAGCCATCTGATCTACATGTTAGAAGCAAGGTACATACAGTAAATGGTCCATGCATGCAGCAACTCATCCCTAAAGTGTGTTTTAATCCCGAAAGAGAACGGACGAATGCATGCAGCTCACACTCCCGTGCTCCATGAAACGATATACACAGTTTTTTTTAGGGGAAACGGATGTGTATACGTAATCTTGCTACATGATGAAATGTAAGACATTATCTAGTTGATTATTTCAGGGCAATTTTTGGTTCAAACAAATTCCTGTAGCAACACGTGGGGGCATTTGTCTACTATCTCAAGCCCTAGCACCGGCATTCCAAATCAATTTTCTTTCGCTAATTTGTATGGTATTGTATTAGAGCCGCCGGACCAATCTGAAAAAAACACCATGCATATCTCCTATGTTTGAACATTCTTGTGTTGTCCGGTCATCTAATCAATGTGAATCTCGACCTAAGGAAGTTTCTCCTATGGAAAACTCAGGTCATGCCATTCATGTGTAGTGATCGGGACCTTAGGTACGCCGATGGGACTAGCGCAGTTCCACCCAAGGAGCTTGTAACCAACAGGGATAAAGGAAAATTTAAGAAGGTGGTAAACCCCGAGTATGAATCTTGGGTCGAGCAGGACCATATGTTGAGTTCCCAGCTTGGGTTAATATCCCCAGATATGTTGGGACATGTGCCGGCCGTGCCAACCATGCTTGAGCCTTTCTCTACCTTGGGTTGCATGTTGTCCTCCCAATCCAATGCAAAGATTTTCCAGGTTCGTGGGAAATTGGCAAATCTGGGGAAGAACAACCTCTCGTCAAATAACTATTTTAGCAAAGTAAACGAGAATGCTGATACAATGGTTGTCGAAGGATCCCCTATCGCCGAAGAACATCTGGTATCATATGTGGCATCTGGCCTCGACTTTGACTACAACCCCATGTTGTCATTGATCATGACTCAAAACAAGTTGGTCACCCTTGGTGAGTTTTATTCACGTATTCTCTTTTGAAGACATATTGGAGAAGCAAAATATGTTCTTCCTACGAAAATATTCATCCAACCTTGATCCACGCGACCAACGTGTTGGTTATAATCGAGACAATGAACATGTAGGCCTCTGTGGCGACAACCACGACCAGCAGGGACAAAAAGGTGGCGACAATCATTGTCAATACTCAAATTGTGATAATGGTGAATGCTCGCGCTTCCGACGTTGCAGCAAGGTGGGCCCTATCTCCCTAAAGGGTTCGAAGTGCTTGGACCATACCCTCCAAGACAACGATAATCAGCGCCCCAGTTCTACAACAACCTACAGCATCGATACAAACTGGTATGTGGGCAAGGGAGCCGTGGATCACATCACAAGTGACCTAGATCAAGTCACTGTCCACAACTACTGCTAGGGCATCGAAGTACCAAGTGTACACAACCAA
The Aegilops tauschii subsp. strangulata cultivar AL8/78 chromosome 3, Aet v6.0, whole genome shotgun sequence genome window above contains:
- the LOC109776587 gene encoding transcription factor bHLH168-like, with product MNLVAACTSMEVKAKPARGGKRTRASVGTAGAPTAKVLMEKKDSEKERRQRMKGLCEKLASLIPNEDNPHADTMTQLGSLDVAATYIKKLKERVDELQRKRTSTPTTTTTTSSGARSPEGEKYLEASPPVVEVRQPDDSSMEVRLICSTERPIKLHEVITIHEEEGADIVNANHSVAGHKIFYTIHSRAFSTRIGIDVSRISERLRALV